TCCTGGCCGCCCAGGGCTACTCGGTGGGCTCCTCGCTGCTGGAGTCCGACCAGATCGAGACCGTCAAGGGCTACCTGGAGGCGGCCGCTGCGCGCGGGGTCGAGATCGTGCTGCCCACCGACATCGTGGTGGCTCCCTCGTTCTCGGCCGACGCGCCCGCCACGGTGGTGGCCACGGACGCGATCCCGTCGGACCAGATCGGTCTGGACATCGGTCCGGACTCCGCCCGCGCGTTCGCCGCCTCGATCGCCGAGGCCAGGACCGTCGTGTGGAACGGTCCGATGGGGGTCTTCGAGTTCCCGGCTTTCGCCGAGGGCACCAAGGCCGTCGCCCAGGCGATGATCGACGCCACGGCGGCCGGCGCCTTCACCATCGTCGGCGGTGGCGACTCCGCGGCTGCGGTCCGCCGGCTCGGGTTCGACGAGGCCGGGTTCAGCCACATCTCCACCGGCGGTGGGGCCTCCCTGGAGTACCTCGAGGGCAAGACCCTGCCCGGTATCGACGTCCTGACCGACTGAAAGGCACGACATGGCAGCTCGTACCCCGCTGATGGCGGGTAACTGGAAGATGAACCTCGACCACCACGAGGCCACGCACCTCGTGCAGAAGCTCGCGTGGACGCTCAAGGACGCCAAGCACGCCTTCTCCGACGTCGAGGTGGTGGTCTGCCCGCCGTTCACCGATCTGCGCTCGGTGCAGACCCTGGTCGACGCCGACAAGCTCGGGATCGGCTACGCCTCGCAGGACATCTCGGCACACGAGAAGGGCGCCTACACCGGTGAGGTCTCGGCGGCCATGCTCAGCAAGCTGGGCGTGAGCTACGCCGTCGTGGGCCACTCCGAGCGGCGCGAGCAGCACCACGAGGACGACGCCCTGGTGGGGGCCAAGGCGAAGGCCGCACTGGGTGCCGGCATCGTGCCGATCATCTGCGTCGGTGAGGGGCTCGAGGTGCGCCAGGCCGGACAGCAGGTCGCCCACACCCTCGCCCAGGTCGAGGGTGCACTCGAGGGGATCTCGGCCGAGGATGCCGCCACGGTGGTCATCGCCTACGAGCCCGTCTGGGCCATCGGTACCGGTGAGGTGGCGACGCCGGAGGACGCCCAGGAGGTGTGCGGTGCGATCCGCGCCCGGCTGGCCGAGCTCTACTCCACCGAGGTCTCCGAATCGGTACGCGTGCTCTACGGCGGGTCGGTGAAGTCCGCCAACGTCGCCTCGATCATGGCCCAGCCGGACGTGGACGGCGCCCTCGTGGGCGGCGCGAGCCTGCAGGCCGAGGAGTTCGCAGCCATCGCGCGCTACCAGTCCCACTCCGTGGGTCTGTGAGCTCCGCCCGGCGAGGGCAGCACCCCTGACGTGATCGGTGCGGGAGGCACCGCCCGCCCGCACCGATCACGTACACTCGACCGAGCCGGCCCCGGTGACGGTGGCCGCCGCACGATCCGCTGACGAGGAAAGAAAGCTCACACGTGACCGTACTGACGATCATCCTGCAGGTGCTGCTGGTCCTGACCAGCTTCATGCTGGTGCTCTCCGTCCTCATGCACAAGGGCAAGGGAGGCGGGCTCTCGGACATGTTCGGCGGCGGCATCTCCACCAGCCTGGGATCCTCGGGTGTGGCCGAGCGCAACCTCAACCGCATCACCGTCGGATCGGCGATCGTCTGGGGAGTCGTCATCGTCCTCCTCGGCCTCATCCAGCGATTCACGTTCTGAGCAAGGAGTACGTTCTCGATGGCAGGCGGTAGTGCAATCCGGGGTTCGCGCGTAGGTGCCGGCCCGATGGGCGAGGCGGAGCGCGGCGAGTCCGCCCCCAGGGTGTGGATCTCCTATTGGTGCGCCACCGGCCACGAGACCCGGCCCAGTTTCGCCCAGGACCAGGGTCTGGCCGTTCCCGAGACGTGGGACTGCCCGCGCTGCGGGCTCCCGGCCGGCCAGGATCAGCAGAACCCCCCTGCTGCTCCGCGGAACGAGCCCTACAAGACCCACCTGGCGTACGTGAAGGAGCGGCGCACCGAGGCCGACGGCGCCGCCCTGCTGGACGAGGCGCTCTCCGCGCTGCGGGCCCGTCGCGGCGGCTGAGGGCAACATCCGGCAGTCGCCGCCGGGACCACCTGCCGGCGCCGGTCAGGACTCGGCGAGCGCGGCCAGCCGCCGGATCGAGGCGGCCAGGCTGAGGCTGGTGGTCGCCCGGGCGCGGGCCAGCCGCTGCGGATCGGTGAGCCGGGACCAGTCGTAGGTGTGCCGCACCCGGCATCGGCCGGGTTCCAGCGGTTCGATCTCCCAGCGCCACAGGTGGCCGGGCGGGGACAGACCCACCTCCGAGGGCAGCCAGGCGATGCGGCGCCCCTCCTCGAACTCGACCACGTGGTTCTCCCGTACCGCTCCGCCTGTCAGCGTGGTGCGGAAGACCGCGCCCGTGGCGCGTACCCGCTGCCCGCCGGCGGCCTCGGCGAGGTTGTCGTTGCCGTCCCACTCCGGCTGGCGCGCAGGATCGGCGATGAGCTCGAAGACCGCCGCCGCCGCAGCGCCGACGAGCTGGTCGGCCTGGACCACCAGCGATCCGGTCACCGCCCGGCCGCCTCGGCGTCCAGAAGCCAGAGCGTGAGGTCCCGGCCCTGCGCGGCCGCTGCGGGGATCTCGTCGGGGTCGGCCCCGTGCAACGCCCGGGCGACGGCGTCGGCCTTGGCGGCTCCGGCCGCGACCACCCACACCTGCCGTGCCTGGGTGAGCACCGGCAGGGTCAGCGAGATCCGCCGGGCCGGGGGCTTGGGGGAGTTGGGCACGCCGATCACCGTGCGGTCATCGATCGTTACGGTGCCATGCCCGGGGAACAGCGAGGCGATATGGCCGTCGGGGCCCATCCCCAGCAGCACGACGTCGAACTCCGGAGCCCGGACAGCCTCGGTGCCGGACGGGGCGAATGCCGCGAGCTCGGTGGCGTAATCGGCCGCCGCAGCGTGCGGGTCGCCGGCACCGTCGGCGCCGTCGGAGGAGGGCATGCGGTG
Above is a window of Ruania suaedae DNA encoding:
- the tpiA gene encoding triose-phosphate isomerase, which codes for MAARTPLMAGNWKMNLDHHEATHLVQKLAWTLKDAKHAFSDVEVVVCPPFTDLRSVQTLVDADKLGIGYASQDISAHEKGAYTGEVSAAMLSKLGVSYAVVGHSERREQHHEDDALVGAKAKAALGAGIVPIICVGEGLEVRQAGQQVAHTLAQVEGALEGISAEDAATVVIAYEPVWAIGTGEVATPEDAQEVCGAIRARLAELYSTEVSESVRVLYGGSVKSANVASIMAQPDVDGALVGGASLQAEEFAAIARYQSHSVGL
- the secG gene encoding preprotein translocase subunit SecG; this translates as MTVLTIILQVLLVLTSFMLVLSVLMHKGKGGGLSDMFGGGISTSLGSSGVAERNLNRITVGSAIVWGVVIVLLGLIQRFTF
- a CDS encoding RNA polymerase-binding protein RbpA gives rise to the protein MAGGSAIRGSRVGAGPMGEAERGESAPRVWISYWCATGHETRPSFAQDQGLAVPETWDCPRCGLPAGQDQQNPPAAPRNEPYKTHLAYVKERRTEADGAALLDEALSALRARRGG
- a CDS encoding SRPBCC family protein — its product is MTGSLVVQADQLVGAAAAAVFELIADPARQPEWDGNDNLAEAAGGQRVRATGAVFRTTLTGGAVRENHVVEFEEGRRIAWLPSEVGLSPPGHLWRWEIEPLEPGRCRVRHTYDWSRLTDPQRLARARATTSLSLAASIRRLAALAES
- the pgl gene encoding 6-phosphogluconolactonase yields the protein MSGQRAVLVHPSADALARASAARLLLALADAQALRRPVHLAIAGGSVGTQVLAEVATSPLLENLDLTGLHVWWVDERFVPCGDPDRNEGQASEALLGGLDIPAANVHRMPSSDGADGAGDPHAAAADYATELAAFAPSGTEAVRAPEFDVVLLGMGPDGHIASLFPGHGTVTIDDRTVIGVPNSPKPPARRISLTLPVLTQARQVWVVAAGAAKADAVARALHGADPDEIPAAAAQGRDLTLWLLDAEAAGR